One genomic region from Croceicoccus sp. YJ47 encodes:
- the ychF gene encoding redox-regulated ATPase YchF — MGFRCGIVGLPNVGKSTLFNALTETQAAQAANYPFCTIEPNVGQVGVPDERLDKIAGIAGSAKTIPTQLAFVDIAGLVKGASKGEGLGNQFLGNIREVDAIVHVLRCFEDDDIQHVANKVDPLADAEVVETELLMADLESLEKRVPAAEKRAKTGDKEMKIAASVLGQALELLREGKPARLTEPKDEEEARVFAQAQLLTAKPVLYVCNVAEDEAATGNAMAEKVFAKAEAEGAQAVVVSAAIEAELVGMEGEERAEYLAELGLEETGLARVIRAGYQLLGLQTFFTAGPKETRAWTVAKGAKAPQAAGEIHTDFERGFIRAETIAYDDYVTLGGESAAREAGKLRQEGKEYVVNDGDVMLFKFNV; from the coding sequence ATGGGTTTTCGTTGCGGCATCGTCGGCCTTCCCAATGTGGGCAAATCGACCCTTTTCAACGCGCTGACCGAAACGCAGGCGGCGCAGGCGGCGAACTATCCGTTCTGCACCATCGAACCCAATGTCGGCCAGGTCGGCGTGCCCGATGAACGGCTCGACAAGATTGCGGGCATCGCGGGGTCTGCAAAAACCATTCCGACGCAGCTTGCCTTCGTGGACATCGCCGGGCTGGTGAAGGGTGCGTCCAAGGGCGAAGGGCTCGGCAACCAGTTCCTCGGCAATATTCGCGAAGTGGACGCGATCGTGCACGTCTTGCGCTGTTTCGAGGATGACGATATTCAGCATGTCGCCAACAAGGTCGACCCGCTCGCCGATGCCGAGGTGGTCGAGACCGAATTGCTGATGGCCGACCTCGAAAGCCTGGAAAAGCGCGTGCCCGCCGCGGAAAAGCGCGCGAAGACCGGCGACAAGGAAATGAAGATCGCGGCCAGCGTGCTGGGACAGGCGCTCGAACTCCTGCGCGAAGGCAAGCCCGCCCGCCTTACCGAACCCAAGGACGAGGAAGAGGCCCGCGTGTTCGCGCAGGCGCAATTGCTGACCGCCAAACCTGTGCTCTACGTCTGCAACGTGGCCGAGGACGAGGCCGCGACCGGCAATGCGATGGCGGAAAAAGTGTTCGCCAAGGCCGAGGCCGAGGGCGCGCAGGCCGTCGTCGTCTCCGCCGCGATCGAGGCGGAGCTGGTCGGTATGGAAGGCGAGGAACGCGCCGAATATCTGGCCGAGTTGGGACTGGAGGAAACCGGCCTCGCCCGCGTGATCCGCGCAGGGTACCAGCTGCTCGGCCTGCAGACGTTCTTTACCGCCGGGCCGAAGGAAACGCGGGCCTGGACCGTGGCCAAGGGCGCAAAGGCACCACAGGCCGCCGGTGAGATCCACACCGATTTCGAGCGTGGCTTCATCCGCGCCGAAACCATCGCCTACGACGATTATGTCACGCTTGGCGGTGAAAGCGCGGCGCGCGAGGCGGGCAAGCTGCGTCAGGAGGGCAAGGAATATGTCGTCAACGATGGCGACGTGATGCTCTTCAAGTTCAACGTGTGA
- a CDS encoding 50S ribosomal protein L25/general stress protein Ctc produces the protein MSDQLTLAAEKRERAGKGASRALRREGRVPAVVYGGKEEPQPIHVEERALVKLLDTGHFMNSIVMVEIDGKKLRTLPKDVALHPVRDTPTHVDFFRLAKDAKVDVNVPVVFVNEEAAPGLKRGGVLNVVRHELELVCDADHIPDQIEIDVTGLEIGDSIHISHVKLPKGSESAITDRDFTIATVVAPSALKKADGEEGSDQTGAGMEAGETAATEQGPDDDAAKEQEEKSA, from the coding sequence ATGAGCGATCAGCTTACCCTGGCGGCCGAAAAGCGCGAACGGGCAGGCAAGGGAGCCTCCCGTGCCCTGCGCCGCGAAGGTCGCGTTCCCGCCGTCGTCTACGGTGGCAAGGAAGAACCGCAGCCCATCCACGTCGAGGAACGTGCGCTGGTGAAACTGCTGGACACCGGCCACTTCATGAACTCGATCGTGATGGTCGAAATCGACGGCAAGAAGCTGCGCACCCTGCCCAAGGACGTCGCCCTTCACCCGGTTCGCGATACGCCGACCCATGTCGATTTCTTCCGCCTTGCCAAGGATGCGAAGGTCGATGTGAACGTGCCCGTCGTCTTCGTGAACGAAGAAGCGGCCCCCGGTCTCAAGCGTGGCGGCGTGCTCAACGTCGTGCGCCACGAGCTGGAACTGGTTTGCGACGCCGATCACATCCCTGACCAGATCGAAATCGACGTCACCGGCCTCGAAATCGGCGATTCGATCCACATCAGCCACGTGAAGCTGCCCAAGGGTTCGGAAAGCGCGATCACCGACCGCGACTTCACCATCGCGACCGTTGTGGCGCCTTCGGCTCTCAAGAAGGCCGATGGCGAAGAAGGCTCGGATCAGACCGGCGCCGGCATGGAAGCGGGCGAAACCGCCGCGACCGAGCAGGGTCCGGACGACGATGCCGCCAAGGAACAGGAAGAAAAGAGCGCCTGA
- a CDS encoding TraB/GumN family protein, with product MPRFLRPLVAILPPLLAGCATAPAEPVGVAPAQSVEAPETAPLDRQNATPALWKLSDEDTTIYLFGTMHVIKPDLAWFDGPVADAFANSDEVMLEIVQPSEAEAAEAVGGSAMLPEGQTLSAMLTPPQREKLVAASQGSGVPMAAIDRMQPWFAATMMTIAYGQKLGYSPASGGEQVLTRAAKENGKPVSGLETFRQQIGFFDSMSSDAQIAFLMATIDAPDAMAADLERMERAWAMGDIVDTAALLNEGFEDNPQVKTLLLDRRNADWARQIDARMDRPGTVFIAVGAGHLAGENSVQDALAKRGLTVERIAY from the coding sequence ATGCCACGTTTCCTCCGCCCGCTTGTCGCCATTCTGCCGCCGCTGCTCGCCGGCTGTGCGACCGCGCCCGCCGAACCGGTCGGCGTCGCCCCTGCGCAAAGCGTGGAGGCGCCGGAGACCGCGCCGCTCGACCGGCAGAACGCCACCCCGGCCCTGTGGAAATTGTCGGACGAGGATACGACGATCTACCTGTTCGGCACGATGCATGTCATAAAGCCGGACCTCGCATGGTTCGACGGGCCGGTCGCCGACGCTTTTGCCAATAGCGACGAGGTCATGCTGGAAATCGTGCAGCCGAGCGAGGCCGAAGCGGCCGAGGCCGTCGGCGGCTCTGCCATGTTGCCCGAGGGGCAGACACTGTCCGCGATGCTGACCCCGCCGCAGCGCGAGAAGCTTGTCGCCGCCTCGCAAGGGAGCGGCGTGCCGATGGCCGCGATCGACCGGATGCAGCCGTGGTTCGCCGCCACCATGATGACGATCGCCTATGGTCAGAAGCTGGGCTATTCGCCGGCCTCGGGCGGGGAGCAGGTGCTGACCCGTGCGGCCAAGGAGAATGGCAAGCCGGTATCGGGGCTCGAAACCTTCCGCCAGCAGATCGGCTTTTTCGATAGCATGTCATCCGACGCGCAGATCGCGTTCCTGATGGCGACGATCGACGCGCCCGACGCGATGGCCGCCGATCTGGAACGGATGGAGCGCGCATGGGCGATGGGCGACATCGTCGATACCGCGGCGCTGCTCAACGAAGGCTTCGAGGACAATCCGCAGGTGAAGACGCTGCTTCTCGATCGCCGCAATGCCGACTGGGCACGGCAGATCGACGCGCGCATGGACCGGCCCGGCACCGTGTTCATCGCGGTGGGCGCCGGCCATCTCGCGGGTGAGAACAGCGTGCAGGACGCACTGGCGAAGCGCGGGCTCACCGTCGAGCGGATCGCGTATTGA
- the pth gene encoding aminoacyl-tRNA hydrolase: MQLWTGLGNPGAKYALNRHNVGFMALDTIADMHDFGPVQKKFSGWLQEGRIGTQRVLLLKPATYMNESGRSVAEAMRFYKLELDALTVFHDELDLDPMRVKVKQGGGTAGHNGLRSIDSHLCREFARVRLGIGHPGSKDRVTGHVLGNYAKAEMDDLAAMLGAVAAEAEWLAKGDGERFMKNVAMRLNG, translated from the coding sequence ATGCAATTATGGACAGGCCTTGGCAATCCGGGCGCCAAATATGCGCTCAACCGGCACAATGTCGGGTTCATGGCGCTCGACACCATCGCCGACATGCATGACTTCGGCCCGGTGCAGAAGAAATTCTCCGGCTGGTTGCAAGAAGGCCGCATCGGCACGCAGCGTGTCCTCCTCCTGAAACCCGCGACCTACATGAACGAGAGCGGACGTTCGGTCGCCGAGGCGATGCGGTTCTACAAGCTGGAGCTGGACGCGCTCACCGTCTTTCACGATGAGCTCGATCTCGACCCCATGCGCGTGAAGGTGAAGCAGGGCGGCGGCACGGCGGGCCATAACGGGCTGCGCAGCATCGACAGCCATCTCTGCCGCGAATTTGCCCGCGTGCGGCTCGGCATCGGGCATCCCGGATCCAAGGACCGCGTCACCGGCCATGTCCTCGGCAATTATGCCAAGGCGGAGATGGACGATCTTGCCGCGATGCTCGGCGCTGTCGCGGCGGAGGCGGAATGGCTGGCCAAGGGCGATGGCGAGCGGTTCATGAAAAACGTCGCCATGCGGCTGAACGGCTGA
- a CDS encoding TraB/GumN family protein, with amino-acid sequence MTIPATGRWRAWLCALLLCALSSTLAACGGPRVEANPALWRIEDEAGRTAGWLFGTVHALPADVDWRREGLKRVIADAGMLVVEVRALDDTAAIAGAMAALGRTEGLPPLSRRIPARDRPALAALFERADIEPGAFRDVETWAAALSVSSALSREAGNDSGAGTDRALLDAFDGRPVAGLETAGEQLAIFDRLDEDAQLALLRSMWEAPDDDGAMLDAWMRGDAATLTRILEQGLAADADLRTALLVNRNRRWITQIEPLLSDGRRPLIAVGAGHMGGADGLIAMLRARGWRVVRAD; translated from the coding sequence TTGACGATTCCCGCGACGGGGCGCTGGCGGGCGTGGCTATGCGCGCTGCTGCTGTGCGCGCTGTCATCGACGCTCGCGGCGTGCGGTGGCCCTCGGGTCGAGGCGAACCCCGCGCTCTGGCGGATCGAGGATGAGGCCGGGCGGACGGCGGGTTGGCTGTTCGGGACTGTGCATGCCCTGCCCGCCGATGTGGACTGGCGCCGCGAAGGGCTGAAGCGTGTCATCGCGGATGCGGGCATGCTGGTGGTGGAGGTGCGCGCACTCGACGATACGGCGGCCATCGCGGGCGCCATGGCGGCGCTCGGCAGGACCGAGGGGCTGCCCCCGCTGTCCCGCCGGATCCCTGCGCGCGACCGCCCTGCCCTCGCCGCGCTTTTCGAGCGGGCGGATATCGAGCCGGGCGCCTTTCGCGATGTCGAGACCTGGGCCGCGGCCCTGTCCGTGTCGTCCGCATTGTCGCGGGAGGCGGGCAACGATAGCGGCGCGGGCACCGATCGCGCGCTGCTCGACGCGTTCGACGGGCGGCCGGTCGCCGGGCTCGAAACCGCGGGCGAGCAGCTCGCCATCTTCGACCGGCTTGACGAGGATGCACAGCTTGCCCTGCTGCGGAGCATGTGGGAGGCGCCCGACGATGACGGCGCGATGCTCGATGCGTGGATGCGCGGCGACGCGGCGACGCTCACCCGCATATTGGAGCAGGGCCTTGCCGCCGATGCGGACCTGCGCACGGCCTTGCTGGTCAATCGGAACAGGCGCTGGATCACGCAGATCGAACCGTTGCTGTCGGATGGGCGCAGGCCGCTGATCGCGGTGGGCGCGGGGCATATGGGCGGGGCCGACGGGTTGATCGCGATGCTCCGCGCACGCGGATGGCGGGTCGTGCGCGCGGATTGA